The genomic region GGGGAACAGTTTGACGCATTTGATTTTTTATGGTATTTACTCGTTCACATGGAAGACACTATTACATTAAATACCAATAGCAACAGTAgcttgttttatatgttttacagCAGGGTGATATGGCATCATTCtcacttaaaatgtaaaactatttgCTTTTATGTGGTTTTGAATCTTTCAGTTCTGCACGCCGCCTCTTCAGACAAACAAGATGTCCTGCAGATCTCAACGCGGTGGAGTCAGCATTTTCCTCCATGCTGTCGTCTTAGTTTTACTAACATGCTTCAACAGAGGTAATAAATCTGCAAACAAGATGATGAAAGGCTACAAAATGGTAAAGTGGTATGTTTTCTAGAATTTACACATAACAAAAATtgacattatgtgtgtgtatacaatATTACTTCAGTTAACATGTATTCGTTAATGTACATAATGCACCTACAAGACGCCCTTAGTTATTAGAACACTGTTAAAAAGTGAATTGAACACTATATTATTTACTTTCTATTGCTATGTGCACTTTACTTATTTAACTAATTTATGGACTAAAGCAGAGCTGCTCTCACTGCAGACATAAATTACAGGTCAACCACAGTGGGGGGAGCCAGTGTATCTCAGTGTCGTTAAGTTCATGGTTAAAAGTGTGAGGGAAAGAGTGAAAATATCAGATTATCCACCACATGATCATTCAACCATTCAACCACACATTAAAGGTCTACAGTGACTCAATCAGCTATTGGACCCTTCTTGCATCAAGGCTCAGGctacacaaattaaaaagagTGGaagtgaataaatataaatattcacttaaccacataacactgatatttttcatttacattggGACCTGGTAGAATAAGGTTTAACAGATGCACAAAAATGGAAGCAGGATTTACTGATCACATTTTACTGAAAATGCAGGAAAATAAGTGACGGCTTGTAAGAGCTTTGCCTTCgatagttaaaaaaaacagcataactaataaataaatacaaaaacatgtctTCATCAGGCCGTTCTCTGGTGACAGGTCAGTCTCAGCCGTTACGAGCGAAGATTGGTGATGACATCACTTTGCCATGCTACGTGAAACCTGCCAGAGATGCTGTGAATGAGATGCTGGAATGGTCAAGACACGACCTGAACCCCAGATTTGTCCATGTGAGACGGTCCGGTGAAGACTGGCTGGTTGTTCAAAACCTGGACTTCACGGGAAGAACGTCAGTGTCCATCGACGCGCTGAAACAGGGAGACATGTCATTGAAACTCTCCAAAGTGAAACTCTCTGATGAGGGAACGTACACATGTTTCATTCCAGCACTGAATACACAGTCTAGTGTCCAGCTTGTTGTTGGTAAGAGGAAATACATTATCAGACTCATGCAAATTTTTTATGCAGTACACCTGCACCTGAATGTAGAACAAGCCTGTGCTAATTGTTTTCAGATGCTGTCATCAATTTGACCAAAGTCAGCAGTGGAGTGCTACAGTGTcagtctaaaggctggtatccagagccttagctgttgtggctggacactgagggaaagatcctctctgctggacctacagagacagtcagaggtcctgatgacctctatactgtcagcagcagagtgactgtggagaagagacacagcaacaacatcatctgtagagtccaacagagcaacagcaaccagatcagagagacacagatacatgttccAGGTAtgatatgattattattatttttaacccATAATGTCTAAAGGTCCCGTTTCCTTTAatttcatgttgtgtgtttcattcaTGTCAGATGACTTCTTCGTTAAAACATCTTGTTCATCTAAAACCATCATCGGTGTTGTTGTTGGCATCTCATTGGCGCTTGTCATTGCTGTTGTTGGatggaaatggaaacaaaataaaGCCAGTGAGTCTGATATTCATCTGTTTCTCTAGACAGTTTTCACTTATCAATACAGCACTTGTGTAATTGCTGCTTCTGTTCTCAGGGAAAAAGAAGCACGGCGAGGATGCAGTAAcgcagggaggaggagagagtaAAAGCAGCACTAAGGATTCAGAACACGAGAGTTTgttggaaaaaaatgaaagcagagatCAGCAGGTGGTAGAAATAGAGCAAGGAGA from Anabas testudineus chromosome 18, fAnaTes1.2, whole genome shotgun sequence harbors:
- the LOC113151593 gene encoding myelin-oligodendrocyte glycoprotein-like produces the protein MSSSGRSLVTGQSQPLRAKIGDDITLPCYVKPARDAVNEMLEWSRHDLNPRFVHVRRSGEDWLVVQNLDFTGRTSVSIDALKQGDMSLKLSKVKLSDEGTYTCFIPALNTQSSVQLVVDAVINLTKVSSGVLQCQSKGWYPEP